The genome window cagagacttttaaaaggagagagaaactgccccagaacagtgaaaaggccaacacaataacagccaagatagctgaattcatcgcgttggatgaccagccgttatctgttaccttttttttctctcgagccgtatctggccgtgcaacacttacagtgtcaaaTAGCCTactatgcagaagtattattttaagcaacacattaagttgacgaaacactcaactcaaatgtaattatgttaattatttaattattaagtcagatcactcgtgtcttagatgaggcagtgatatcataaacctgttaatgtaggcCTACGCATTGAAACACTCgcaagtcatggatgtttaaagtttaacttcttcatatttgtctaatattataatttcattttcattaatgaagtatgacgctgcgctgtcagtacgcttgtccatgtttttgattattggtcaaatgttgctagccccgccccttgaacgcgctctcagccggacagagaaaccctgggttgatttactgagttgataaccagcgtcataggaccgcttagcgagatctagTTTGTTAGgattagttaagataactcaaacatatccagggtctgttgaactggcttcgtcgtacagtttacaggtggctgcatagcagcgctaatgtcaaagacacaaacattatacattatatttaaatgttaccaggatgcagtgaaaaaaatatttgggaaggcttagccttccctagcctacagtacccgccgcccctgccttcaccacaactggctacaacaactggcgccatgctcttgtacgtgataagggactgggaaggcatgaatcaagcaaagagcacatagatccatagatctcttaatgttgctctcaaagttcaCCAGATTGatacttttaacttcaatatttaaacaaaaatcttccaggggagcatgcccccggacccccctagagggtgttaggaccccccctagagggtgttaggtccactccccacttataaaaatagcactttaccactgcaccctctctaatctcggATGcgccctgagtcattttgttctggaaccggggcGGGCCTGGATGGAGGAGGGTTACAGTATCCAAATGTAATGTGGTGTTACTGGGCTGTGCAGCTGAGAACTATTATGTTCTATGTTTCTACAAAGGCTGCTCCTCATTGGACTGAAATGGACTCTCATAGTTTGAATCTACCTCTTCCCTTATGTATTCAGATACAGTGAGAAACTTGAGCAAACAAACACAAAGTTCAATTGTAATACAAATGATAAAGATCTCATATGATGTGAAAAATATTTCAAAGAACCACATACATTATCACCATACAGTCCAGGGTGGGGTGTTCATTCTTTTGTGCAGACGCAACTTTCAATGATTGGAGTCAAAGGGACTCAAAACGATCTGCCTTTATTTGGCAGACTCGAATGTCATGACGTCCTTTGATGAGATGAGGTGTACATTCAATCTtgataaaaaacatttctttaaatacctCCAGCTTACAAGCTTAGTTAAAGCTACTCAGAATGATGCCCTTAGGAGACAACAACAATGATGATTAAGGACAGCCTGAGAAAGGGTATCATATGAGAGTTTTACAATATGCTCTAATCTTTCTAATTTGAGAATTCACATATGCATGGAAGGACAGCCTGCAGACTGACGTTTCagatagagtggcgaagtcacgcccatctacttccggtccatgggaccttatttcggaaatattatgtattgacGTCAATGAAGagatgggtcttgctcgttctttcgcttcccgtctgatgaaaggaccggGAGTgtctggatcaagttagctacctagctagtagcaagcacgttagttagcattacagtcttagctttgtcatttttattagccttaacatgtcgaagtaacattaagtaacccaaaatgttaaacagtaagagtagtagtcatatttcgtgaaccctttgaagagtactgtcacaccagtgttatcattctataatacaccatttaagcccgggggagaaatgctaacgctacattagcaccggcgatctgttctacttcatgctatctgcacaaatggttgacatttgatcaggcagttcagagagaatcaaaggaaggcaggcaggcaggcagctttgcatgacattcttctgatagtgagggtagtcaatcccttttttgacaagacagtagtggtggccatcttggtgacgtgtgttgttgtgcgaGTCTGCGAGaccggagatgtagttcattgatcgtttcacacaaacaaatgtgttacattttttttttttttacttgcaaaattatcttttaaattgacaaacatcatatgtgtaattcgtggcacaattcaaacgggatcgaaagataatctttctctctccattgacttcaatacataatttttccgaaataagatcccatggagctcccccggaaggggagggacttcgcctctctattggaaAAAAGCTTGGATTGCTGCTCATACCAGGTCTAATAATACTAAAACTAATACAGTATAACTGATTGAACATATGTGACCCCGGTTGGGGGGCTTCTGCGTTTTGCCCTGTGGACCACAGTAGCTATTACACATTTTTTGTAAGGCTGTGTTGCGTAAACTTACCAACTTTTCAATTGTGATACAACATGAACACCGCTACCTACATTGTAGCAAAGTTATATtcatatgtatatttgcatctCTAAAGACACAAGGGTACATGTAGATCTCATGTCTTTCATCTGAAATCCAGGTCCTTTTAATGAGTCGGCCCACCACAGCAGACAGATGCTGGCGGGGGTTTCTAAACAGCGATGTGCTCTACAGAACGGCTTCTTCGATCAGTCCTTCAAACGGATATTTGAGCGAGAAGCTCTGAGTGACCCTGTGAGACTGGCCCGACAGAACCGCAACCAGCAGAACAACAAGAACCTGGGCAAGGCCTTCTTGCCCTGTAACAGAGTCACACAGCCGTGAgagattacacacacacacagacaataacacacacatatacatgtaTGAGTCCTCTCACGGTCGTATCGTCTCCCTCCAGCTGTGGGTCAGGCAGTTACTACGGGACTCTGTCAGGACCGTTGGAGGCCATGAGTCCGCTGTCAGTCACACAGAAAGCCCACCGCTCTCCTGGACGCAACATCGTCACCTCCCCCTCCAAGAAAGGCAGTGGTTACAGGTTTATGGCAAGAACTCTTACATAAGCACAGCATAATGTAACTTATTGTTTTCTGTATACTCTGGAACAACTAAGATACTACAGTGTGTCCTTTTCTTTTCTTATAAACCGTCAACTCaaacatatttgtttaaatatcacGAACAGTTCTAAGGATGCTATGGCTAACCTATCACTTCTCCTGCAGCTATCCCAATGTGACTCTCTCCAGAATTGAGTTGTATGCGTCCGACCCGTACAGCAGAACCAGAGAAGTTCTAAAGGTAACGCTTTTAAAATAATTCTGGATTACTATGTTATACCTTTGGGCCTTATATTACTTTTTAGTTTCGGAGATTATTTATCTTGGTTATTATAATACCGTATTCACCAAAGTACTGACATTGATGGATGTGGTAACACAACAACTTTCTATGAAGAAGTCAGAGGGGGCAACAAACTAGACAATCAGCTGATCAGATGTGGTGGTAAATAAATCAGGAGGTTATAAAAATTATTTGGCAGGTTTATTAAGTTTGCCTTTACTGTAGTCAGTTGTAAAAAATGCTCAAGGACATTTGTCTTATTTGTTTCTAACTTATCCCTTTTTTATTGGACAAGGTAGAAAATCTGTCAAAAAAGTTTGGATCATTTTTGTTTCTTTTCCTGCTTTAGCGACAGTTAGCTCCCCAGGTGACATATACCCTGTCCTATAAAATGACATACATATATAAAGTTGTGGCCATGTCGACCATCCTAATGTGTACCATCGACACCCGTTTTATTATTGTCTGTAAACCTCCCATGTGGAGCAGTTTACGCTTTGAAACAAAAGCTTCATTAAAACTGGATGGTGACAAAGTAAAATTATTTCATAGAAATCCTTTGTAAAGACATTACGGTGAATTACGCATTTTTACCATTTCATTATAAACATTTGCTTTAATAAGAACTACTTACATCAATTTAGAAATATATTTTCAACCTTGAGTTAAGAATAAATGttaatgtgtttgtgtatggTACAGAAGGAGGCAGCAATCCATCACTCCAAGTTAAAAGATGGCCCCTTCAGACTCAACCTCCATCCAAGAGATTATTTCCAAGGCAACCCATACCGCAGTGACAAGCCCCTCCCACCCGCAAACAAGCCCCTCCCATCTGACCAGAAGATGTCTGTAGTCCCCTTCAAGCCCCCGTCCCCCAACAAAAAGGTAATTCCTCCGTCTGCTGCACCACTGCAGGGTCAGAGGGAAAAAACTGTTTCTGGCCAAGTGGCCATTCTTTAACCCGCGATATATCTGTTGTATATTTAACTTTTTCACTTGTATCTGTGTATTTGTGTGGCTCTATCTTGTGTCAGATAGGAGGAATGAAAGCTGGGACGTTTGGCTCCTACCCCATGCATTCTGCTGATCCATACGCCCTCCGCCGATCCAAACAAGCTGTCCAGGAGCCAGTGTTCTATCCGGCTCCTGGTCCCAAGAGCGTACCTGTCAAGAGTATCATCTCTGTCAATGTGAACAGGTTTGACCCCGACCTCTATTCTTCTTCTTGCCTTTATTTTGTTTCACTTGGAATGCTTTCAGGTGCCACAAATCATCTCAACTGTCTAATTTGAGTTGTAATCTTTTCTTCTGATGCTGCATTTACTGAGATGTCCTCTTTTGACTCATTAGAAGTAGCAGAAACAGGCCTTTAACAGAACATCAGTTTATgacattaaaggtctcctattatactgtttttcataaatatattatagttctcagatatatacaaaacaggactctgaagtgtttggctgaaataccaaacagatcatgcgttgtagcatcccataaacccctctgtttcagccctgtttcaaacgtgctgattctctgtcttttactttagatgaaaataaggagccactccccacgcccctctgagagagatttggttaagagaaacacaatggtgctctaggagattcaggtgataaggtgggggtggggtgttaccttggttggtgattggctaatggtcacacaagccaaaaaatcgttatgacatcataaagtggccaaaatctgatcagctgattttcagacaggtttttatataaatggattggaaggcttcagtagaagctgctgggagtcccagcatagggtgcgttgaagcttgccggcaggCATGTCTgacgctcgaccaacaaccaatcacatgaatctcccgccccggacacacaagcagcggtttgattggctcgagcttgtactggcatatgattcgattggctgacgcttccgtcgttACGCTTTGCTCTCACAATGCAGTTCAGtcgaagcgtgacgtcacccaattcaaagtgaatgggaagaagCATTGAAGCTTCaatgcacgccgccgtgtgtaaaCTCCGTAATCCTAACCCAGGATGGGAGCAACTACAAAATATGTCAATCACTTTTAAAAGTGTAGTAAATGAAGCCACATTACATTTTCACCCTGAATGAGAACCAACAACCTCCGGTAGAGGCAACATCTGTTTCCATACCATAATTTGTATTTTCCCATTTTCTCAAGATATCCTGAAGGCTTAATGTCTTATATGTCAATGTTATTGTCAGTTAGcaatgctgctgttgttgttgcattacaagtatgtgtgtgtgttaattagCTTTACTAAAACAGTCTAAAGACATTTGAGCTAAAAGTAAATGTTCTCTTTCAGGAATGTGCACTCTTCAAACTACACCTCAACTGTTCCAGCTGTGATGACCTTCTGACTACATTACCCACACTGCAGAAACTGCAGACCTTACTCTAATCTAATATTTAGATTTGAAGTCTAGTTAGTCTTTGTGTGAGCACAAGTGCTTAATTGCTTTCAGAAGATACTAAAGCATCCTGAAGTAAATGTTATTTGTACTAGTCTTTATAAACAACTATATTGACGTTTTTTTAAGTAGGTGGTAGGGGACCTGTCTGTGAAAAATGGAAGACCAACACTGCCTGATTTTTGCGACCATCAATCATAATATTTCTTGGTATAGAACTCTTGAaaaccggaaggggagggactatGCCATTCAATAGAGagccgaagtccctccctttccgggggacctccatgggactgTATGTATTtaagtcaatggcgagagaaagattatcttttgaattgtgccacgaagaattacacatatgatgtttgtcaatttaaaagaaaatgttgcaagtcaaaacaattaaatgtgttgtaaaactgtgaagtaacactttttctgtgtgtgaaaccgctctgTTAGCAGATTTAGACTCATACCATTTGTCTCTCTGCAGCAGAAAGTTCAGCCATTCATCACGGCGTTATTTATTAGATGCACACAAGTCAAGAGACTTAAGGACAGAGAGAGAAGGGGCGTGACTTCCAACGGTCTTATACCCCAGGTAGTGACATCACAATCATGTGCTACAGCGCTATCCAATGAACACAGTAGTAGTCGCAGCTACTTACATAAACAATATGGTACACAGTATTACATGGAGTCATACAATATACATGTCTCTGTATGTTATACCTCAacacgctcaatgaactacatctcctgtCTCGCAcaacacaccaagacggccgtcaagTTAGCACATTTCACGAAAGGTATTAAACGAGGAGAAAATCACTAcacgtctgggcatgttgagag of Pseudochaenichthys georgianus chromosome 10, fPseGeo1.2, whole genome shotgun sequence contains these proteins:
- the cfap96 gene encoding cilia-and flagella-associated protein 96, which translates into the protein MPSGYVKNDMERLGVFKEMSYISVGDKYTVTPPHNRPFNESAHHSRQMLAGVSKQRCALQNGFFDQSFKRIFEREALSDPVRLARQNRNQQNNKNLGKAFLPCNRVTQPCGSGSYYGTLSGPLEAMSPLSVTQKAHRSPGRNIVTSPSKKGSGYSYPNVTLSRIELYASDPYSRTREVLKKEAAIHHSKLKDGPFRLNLHPRDYFQGNPYRSDKPLPPANKPLPSDQKMSVVPFKPPSPNKKIGGMKAGTFGSYPMHSADPYALRRSKQAVQEPVFYPAPGPKSVPVKSIISVNVNRNVHSSNYTSTVPAVMTF